Proteins from a single region of Dysosmobacter acutus:
- a CDS encoding ABC transporter ATP-binding protein, with the protein MENALELRGVSRAFKGFALQDVTLDLPAGTILGLIGENGAGKSTTIRLIMNALARDSGEIHVLGVDNRSREFLSVKDDIGVVLDEAHFPELITVRQVNAIMKDTYRRWDEALYFQYIQRFELPEKKPFKDFSRGMTMKLAIAVALSHHPRFLILDEATSGLDPIVRDEILDLFAEFTREEDHSILISSHIISDLEKICDYIAFLHQGKLLFCEEKDRLLETYGIVQGELELPEEAVAGHQRGKYGTKTLVRRDLVPSAIPVEKAGIEEIILFLVKGEQIQ; encoded by the coding sequence ATGGAAAACGCATTGGAGTTGCGGGGCGTCAGCCGCGCCTTTAAGGGCTTTGCCCTGCAGGATGTGACGCTGGACCTGCCCGCAGGCACCATCCTGGGCCTGATCGGAGAAAACGGAGCGGGCAAGTCCACCACCATCCGCCTCATTATGAACGCGCTGGCACGGGACAGCGGTGAGATCCATGTGTTGGGCGTGGACAACCGCAGCCGTGAGTTCCTATCGGTGAAGGACGACATCGGCGTGGTGTTGGACGAGGCCCACTTCCCCGAGCTCATCACCGTCCGGCAGGTGAACGCCATCATGAAGGACACCTACCGCCGCTGGGACGAGGCCCTCTATTTCCAGTACATCCAGCGCTTTGAGCTGCCGGAGAAAAAGCCGTTCAAGGACTTTTCCCGGGGCATGACCATGAAGTTAGCCATCGCGGTGGCTCTCTCCCACCACCCCAGGTTTTTGATCCTGGACGAGGCCACCAGCGGCCTGGACCCCATTGTCCGGGACGAGATTCTGGACCTTTTCGCGGAGTTTACCCGGGAGGAAGACCACTCCATTCTGATCTCCTCCCATATCATCAGCGATCTGGAGAAGATCTGCGACTACATCGCTTTCCTTCACCAAGGAAAGCTCCTGTTCTGCGAGGAAAAGGACCGGCTTCTTGAGACCTACGGCATTGTCCAGGGCGAACTGGAGCTGCCGGAGGAAGCGGTGGCGGGGCATCAGCGGGGCAAGTACGGCACCAAGACCCTGGTGCGCCGGGACCTGGTCCCCTCCGCCATTCCCGTGGAGAAGGCCGGCATCGAAGAGATCATTTTGTTTTTGGTAAAGGGGGAGCAGATTCAATGA
- a CDS encoding GntR family transcriptional regulator — protein sequence MKLYISNASGQPIYDQIYTQIKANIISGDLTPGEALPSIRSLAKDLRISVITTKRAYDELENEGFLYTVAGKGSFVAERNTELIREEHLKQIESCLQRAVELAAACNLTHSELEEMLRILLKED from the coding sequence TTGAAGCTTTACATCAGCAATGCCTCCGGCCAGCCCATCTACGATCAGATTTACACCCAGATCAAAGCCAACATCATCTCCGGCGATCTCACCCCGGGCGAAGCGCTGCCCTCCATCCGGTCCCTGGCAAAGGACCTGCGTATTTCCGTCATCACCACCAAGCGGGCCTACGATGAACTGGAGAACGAGGGATTTTTGTACACCGTGGCCGGCAAAGGCAGCTTTGTGGCGGAGCGGAATACGGAACTGATCCGGGAGGAGCACCTCAAGCAGATCGAATCCTGCCTGCAACGGGCAGTGGAGCTGGCCGCCGCATGTAATCTCACTCATTCGGAGTTGGAAGAGATGCTCCGGATCCTACTGAAGGAGGACTAA
- a CDS encoding potassium channel family protein, with amino-acid sequence MRSMLVIGLGRFGSNLALKLTELGNEVMVVDKDDAVIEEIAPLVTRAQIGDCMDESILRSLGVRNFDVCFVCISDDFQSSLEITSLLKDLGAPYVVAKANRDIHAKFLRKIGADEVVYPERDMAKRAAVRFSVAHAFDYIELSEEYALFELEVPSSWVGKTLKDLDIRSRHSVNVIGVRENGRVTPITNADRPFTTQEHLLLCGGKEDVLRLTSGASR; translated from the coding sequence ATGCGTTCCATGCTGGTCATCGGCTTAGGCCGCTTCGGCAGCAATCTGGCCCTCAAGCTCACGGAGCTTGGGAATGAGGTCATGGTGGTGGATAAGGACGACGCCGTCATCGAAGAAATCGCCCCTCTGGTCACCCGGGCCCAGATCGGGGACTGTATGGACGAGTCCATCCTCCGCTCGTTGGGCGTGCGGAATTTTGATGTGTGCTTTGTCTGCATCTCCGACGATTTCCAGTCCTCCCTTGAGATCACCTCTTTGCTCAAGGACCTGGGCGCGCCCTATGTGGTGGCCAAGGCCAACCGGGACATCCACGCCAAATTCCTGCGCAAGATCGGCGCGGACGAGGTGGTTTACCCGGAGCGGGACATGGCCAAGCGGGCCGCCGTCCGCTTCAGCGTGGCCCACGCCTTTGACTACATTGAGCTGTCGGAGGAGTACGCGCTTTTTGAGTTGGAGGTTCCCTCCTCCTGGGTGGGCAAAACCCTGAAGGACCTGGACATCCGCAGCCGCCACAGCGTCAACGTCATCGGCGTCAGGGAAAACGGGCGCGTCACCCCCATCACCAACGCCGACCGGCCCTTTACCACACAGGAGCACCTGCTGCTGTGCGGCGGCAAGGAGGACGTGCTCCGGCTGACCAGCGGAGCCTCCCGCTGA
- a CDS encoding TrkH family potassium uptake protein, with the protein MFGALILMLPVCNRSGTWISFFDALFTATSATCVTGLVVFDTYTQFTCLGQAVILLLIQVGGLGFMSLALFFPLVLRRRIGLKERSFLMEALSTQQLGGVVRLVKHLLCGTFLVELLGALLLMTRFVPAFGLPQGAWYAVFHSVSAFCNAGFDLMGRFSPYASLAPFAGDAVVNLTICALIVIGGIGFIVWEDVLQHGLQLRRYSFHARVVLLASAVLILSGTALFYLTERRGLLAGLPLGQQLLRALFLSVSPRTAGFNTVDMGALSSSGYLLTVLFMFIGAAPGSTGGGIKVTTFVVLGCAVAAHMRGSSDTDLLDRRVDPLQVKKAFCSVTWYLSLAFTGCFLISLERDLPIHSIVFECFSAIGTVGLSTGITRMLAPASRLVLILLMFAGRIGSLTVFMTITERQERRLRNPVEKIIIG; encoded by the coding sequence TTGTTTGGTGCGCTGATCCTGATGCTGCCGGTCTGCAACCGCAGTGGAACATGGATTTCCTTTTTTGACGCGCTGTTCACCGCCACTTCCGCCACCTGCGTCACGGGCCTGGTGGTCTTCGACACCTACACACAGTTCACCTGTCTGGGCCAGGCCGTGATCCTCCTGCTCATTCAGGTCGGCGGGCTGGGCTTCATGTCTCTTGCCCTGTTTTTCCCGCTGGTCCTCCGGCGGCGGATCGGCCTCAAGGAGCGTTCCTTTCTGATGGAGGCGCTGAGCACCCAGCAATTAGGCGGCGTGGTCCGGCTGGTGAAGCACCTGCTCTGCGGCACCTTTTTGGTGGAGCTGTTGGGCGCGCTTTTGCTGATGACCCGGTTTGTCCCGGCCTTCGGCCTGCCCCAGGGCGCCTGGTACGCGGTTTTCCACTCCGTCTCCGCCTTTTGCAACGCCGGCTTTGACCTGATGGGCCGGTTTTCCCCCTACGCCTCTCTTGCCCCCTTTGCCGGTGACGCGGTGGTGAACCTGACCATCTGCGCCCTCATCGTCATCGGCGGCATTGGCTTCATCGTCTGGGAGGACGTCCTGCAGCATGGACTTCAACTGCGCAGGTATTCCTTCCACGCCCGGGTGGTGCTGCTGGCCTCCGCCGTGCTGATTCTCTCCGGCACAGCCCTCTTCTATCTGACAGAGCGCCGGGGCCTGCTTGCCGGGCTCCCCCTTGGACAGCAGCTGCTGCGCGCCCTCTTTCTCTCCGTCTCTCCCCGCACCGCCGGATTCAACACGGTGGACATGGGCGCCCTCTCCTCAAGCGGATACCTGCTGACGGTGCTCTTCATGTTCATCGGCGCGGCTCCCGGCTCCACCGGCGGCGGCATCAAGGTCACCACCTTTGTGGTGCTGGGCTGCGCGGTGGCCGCCCATATGCGCGGCTCCTCAGACACGGACCTGCTGGACCGGCGGGTAGACCCTCTCCAGGTGAAAAAGGCCTTCTGCTCTGTGACATGGTATCTGTCCCTGGCGTTCACAGGCTGTTTTCTGATTTCGCTTGAGCGGGACCTGCCCATCCACTCCATTGTTTTCGAATGCTTTTCCGCCATCGGCACCGTCGGACTTTCCACAGGCATTACCCGGATGCTGGCCCCCGCCTCCCGGCTGGTGCTGATATTGCTGATGTTCGCCGGGCGGATCGGCAGCCTGACGGTCTTCATGACCATCACCGAGCGGCAGGAGCGGCGGCTGCGCAACCCTGTGGAAAAAATCATCATCGGTTAA
- a CDS encoding YitT family protein yields the protein MNEKTRQAVYDTVAILGGSLLLDAGLVIFTIPNNIAPGGVSGLATALAQLLPLSIGVLALLLNAPLVIAGVIVLGWKPLAKTLVATVLCSVFIDVLTPLLPVYTNNVLLSAVLGGAMIGGGIGALFLRGLSSGGTDLLTLMLQKKFPNLPLGMLMMCIDASVVVFAVLIFKDLEVALYSGVTIFVCSKVIDSVMEGVNFAKVVYIITDMGGTMTAALNAQLDRGVTVVPAKGGYSGLDKTVLMTVTRRNALAQTLRLIKQTDPHAFLFVVNAAEVHGEGFRALEG from the coding sequence ATGAATGAGAAAACACGTCAGGCTGTATACGACACTGTGGCGATCTTGGGCGGCTCTTTGCTGTTGGACGCCGGACTGGTCATATTCACCATCCCCAACAACATCGCCCCGGGTGGCGTCTCCGGTTTGGCCACCGCTCTTGCTCAGCTGCTGCCGCTGTCCATCGGCGTGCTGGCCCTGCTTTTAAACGCGCCGCTGGTCATCGCCGGAGTGATTGTTCTGGGCTGGAAGCCCCTGGCCAAAACACTGGTGGCAACGGTCCTCTGCTCCGTGTTCATCGATGTTCTGACGCCGCTGCTGCCGGTCTACACCAACAATGTGCTCCTGTCGGCGGTCTTGGGCGGCGCCATGATCGGCGGCGGCATAGGGGCCCTCTTTTTGCGGGGACTCAGCTCCGGCGGAACGGACCTTCTCACGCTGATGCTGCAGAAAAAATTTCCCAATCTTCCCCTGGGCATGCTGATGATGTGCATCGACGCCTCTGTGGTGGTGTTCGCCGTTCTGATCTTCAAAGACCTTGAGGTGGCTCTCTACTCGGGCGTCACCATTTTCGTGTGTTCCAAGGTCATCGACAGCGTGATGGAGGGCGTGAACTTTGCCAAAGTGGTCTATATCATCACGGACATGGGTGGCACCATGACCGCGGCTCTCAACGCCCAGCTGGACCGGGGCGTCACCGTGGTCCCCGCCAAGGGCGGCTACAGCGGTCTGGACAAGACCGTTCTGATGACTGTCACCCGCCGCAACGCCCTTGCTCAGACCCTGCGGCTGATCAAGCAGACCGACCCCCACGCCTTTTTGTTCGTGGTCAACGCGGCGGAGGTCCACGGCGAGGGGTTCCGCGCGCTGGAGGGCTGA
- a CDS encoding nucleoside phosphorylase, whose amino-acid sequence MKTLCAADIGHVDQNAPEQVPGYILIPGDPNRVERMAAQWDEGAEVFTLARQQKGAHGTYRGAPIGAYSTGMGGPSTELALMDLFRWGAHTLIRVGTTGAIQEGIQVGDIIINDSNVRLDGAANLYVRDEYPASASYEVVLALIQACENLGLRYHVGTGCTSGSFYAGQCRPAYNGFYPSWCDAMFADMRAAGVLNFEMEGATVTTLSRLFGKRSGMCATVVSHRLTGEWKEDPEAEKSACLAGAEAVRILTEWDRAKAEAGKRYYFPGLTK is encoded by the coding sequence ATGAAAACGCTTTGCGCAGCGGATATCGGCCATGTGGATCAAAACGCGCCGGAGCAGGTGCCCGGCTATATTCTGATCCCCGGCGACCCCAACCGGGTGGAGCGGATGGCCGCCCAGTGGGACGAGGGGGCGGAGGTGTTCACCCTGGCCCGGCAGCAGAAGGGCGCCCACGGCACCTACCGCGGCGCGCCCATCGGCGCCTACTCCACCGGCATGGGCGGGCCCAGCACGGAGCTTGCCCTGATGGACCTCTTCCGCTGGGGCGCCCACACGCTGATCCGCGTGGGGACCACCGGCGCCATTCAGGAGGGCATTCAGGTGGGCGACATCATCATCAACGACTCCAACGTCCGGCTGGACGGGGCCGCCAACCTCTATGTCCGGGATGAGTATCCCGCCTCCGCCTCCTATGAGGTGGTGCTGGCCCTGATCCAAGCCTGCGAAAACCTGGGGCTGCGCTACCATGTGGGCACCGGCTGCACCAGCGGGTCATTCTATGCCGGCCAGTGCCGCCCGGCGTACAACGGCTTCTACCCCTCCTGGTGCGACGCCATGTTTGCGGACATGCGCGCCGCCGGGGTGCTGAATTTTGAGATGGAGGGCGCCACCGTCACCACCCTCAGCCGCCTTTTCGGAAAGCGCTCGGGCATGTGCGCCACCGTGGTCTCCCACCGCCTCACCGGCGAGTGGAAGGAGGACCCGGAGGCGGAGAAATCCGCGTGTCTTGCCGGGGCCGAGGCGGTCCGCATCCTGACGGAGTGGGACCGGGCCAAGGCGGAAGCCGGGAAACGTTACTATTTTCCCGGTTTAACGAAATGA
- a CDS encoding purine-nucleoside phosphorylase — protein MSCSYEDYQEIAAFLKQKIDFTPEVALVLGTSLGPFALEIENSVCVDYADIPHFLRSTAPGHAGKLIFGTVAGKRVVCMSGRFHSYEGYTFEQLVLPVRVFKLLGAKTTILTNAAGAVNTIYKPGDIMLLKDHIKFTGASPLRGPNLDAFGPRFFDTSGMYTPELRQLALRCAEGSGLTVHEGVYFFYTGPQFETPAEIRAVRLLGGDVVGMSTVTEALTAAHCSMPLLAMSVVTNMAAGVLPQRLSSEEVEAAAMAAAPKFSAYVKKIIQAL, from the coding sequence ATGTCCTGCTCCTATGAGGACTATCAGGAAATCGCAGCATTTTTAAAACAAAAAATTGACTTCACGCCGGAGGTTGCCTTGGTTTTGGGCACCTCCCTTGGACCCTTTGCCTTGGAGATTGAGAACAGCGTCTGCGTGGATTACGCCGACATCCCCCACTTTCTCCGCTCCACCGCCCCGGGCCACGCCGGAAAGCTGATTTTCGGCACCGTGGCCGGAAAGCGGGTGGTCTGCATGTCGGGCCGCTTCCACTCCTATGAGGGCTACACCTTTGAGCAGCTTGTGCTGCCGGTCCGGGTATTTAAGCTGCTGGGCGCCAAAACCACCATTCTCACCAACGCCGCCGGGGCCGTCAACACGATCTACAAGCCCGGCGACATCATGCTTTTGAAAGACCACATCAAGTTTACCGGGGCAAGCCCTCTGCGGGGGCCCAACCTTGATGCGTTCGGACCCCGGTTTTTCGACACCTCCGGGATGTACACCCCGGAGCTTCGCCAGCTTGCCCTGCGCTGCGCCGAGGGCTCCGGCCTCACCGTCCACGAGGGCGTCTACTTCTTCTACACCGGTCCCCAGTTTGAAACGCCGGCGGAGATCCGGGCGGTGCGCCTGCTTGGCGGCGACGTGGTGGGCATGTCCACCGTCACCGAGGCGCTGACCGCCGCCCACTGCTCCATGCCGCTGCTGGCCATGTCGGTTGTCACCAACATGGCGGCCGGCGTCCTTCCCCAGCGGCTGAGTTCCGAAGAGGTTGAGGCGGCTGCCATGGCTGCGGCGCCAAAATTCAGCGCTTATGTGAAGAAGATCATACAAGCCCTGTAG
- a CDS encoding S-layer homology domain-containing protein, with the protein MKKFLSLALALVMALSLFTVASAAEYKDLSDKDEITYSEAVAVLNKLGIIEGYEDGSFKPDTALNRAQAAKIMCGLLLTQATADKLTVSAAPFKDVAADYWAAAYISYCKNAGILDGYSDGTFKPTATLTGYQFCKMLLTALGYDSAKEGFVGRGWTLNVASKINTVGLTKGNVEFGGNSEVTREEACLYALNMLKATEVTYDGLSVDVSTGDTQVNINNTKAYNVVNNGDSDGNIKDDGYMQFAEEHFGALKISNSNDEDDFGRPSNTWSYRNVSFGTFAKQPDFVYTSGVGSYANNTEAEDAKALGLKGYKFATRNIAAEGETASYASAVNAVVNGQEVTGAGDTANKDGFQINTMKELAAQTGNGTVVEVYVDEDTADLITDVVVVKSQLMQINKVNSVAKTVSLKKVNEAGESVAAADEDNDYYAVLSQMKADDYVMITPVRDGNGYKVAAAYKPTTDTGLLTKVSLNSSGATNGVTVNGTAYKLAATKGNCFVDLNQANTVLNSKKDCTVYVDKYGYAVYIKDVDASANFFVYDTTYSSLSDGKIVHVVQGFDLAGNAVSLNVGTDKDAGGAESLHPGNVYSYTTENPVNDGEYVVTAAATEAGDDHYVATSVKDVAAGATKIDGQYFASGVKFVFINWDDTAKTDVKSVTVKDGVQEVKDTDMSLIVDKNGYVKYVVVADEASDATGTSVAYVSAQTGTTKVGTKAAAVYTLYIDGVETKDVISTNLGMEGKFVTYAANDDNVYTLKVYAATDKTTSVDIGVIDDTSSDGKIDALIDNRIVVVNSTELNAKDAEVIDLSDNKIGSISDIADLLKTESVNNVQLAYIYNGNTSASAYNTVSYLFVVDTNVVTD; encoded by the coding sequence ATGAAGAAGTTCCTTTCTCTGGCACTTGCTCTGGTGATGGCTCTGTCCCTGTTCACCGTTGCAAGCGCTGCGGAGTACAAGGATCTGTCCGATAAGGACGAGATCACCTACTCCGAGGCTGTTGCCGTGCTGAACAAGCTTGGCATCATCGAGGGTTATGAAGACGGTTCCTTCAAGCCCGACACCGCTCTGAACCGCGCCCAGGCTGCCAAGATTATGTGCGGCCTGCTGCTGACCCAGGCTACAGCTGACAAGCTGACCGTCAGCGCCGCTCCCTTCAAGGATGTGGCCGCCGACTACTGGGCCGCTGCCTACATCTCCTACTGCAAGAACGCAGGTATCCTGGACGGCTACAGCGATGGCACCTTCAAGCCCACCGCTACCCTGACCGGCTATCAGTTCTGCAAGATGCTGCTGACCGCTCTGGGTTATGATTCTGCCAAGGAAGGCTTTGTTGGCCGCGGCTGGACCCTGAACGTTGCCAGCAAGATCAACACCGTTGGCCTGACCAAGGGCAACGTGGAGTTCGGCGGCAACAGCGAGGTCACCCGTGAGGAGGCCTGCCTGTATGCTCTGAACATGCTGAAGGCCACCGAGGTCACCTATGACGGCCTGTCTGTTGACGTTTCCACCGGCGACACCCAGGTGAACATCAACAATACCAAGGCTTACAATGTTGTCAACAACGGCGATTCCGACGGCAACATCAAGGACGATGGCTACATGCAGTTTGCTGAGGAGCACTTTGGCGCTCTGAAGATCAGCAACAGCAACGACGAGGACGATTTCGGCCGTCCCTCCAACACCTGGAGCTATCGCAACGTTTCCTTTGGCACCTTTGCCAAGCAGCCTGACTTCGTCTATACCTCCGGCGTTGGTTCCTATGCCAACAACACCGAGGCTGAGGACGCCAAGGCTCTGGGACTGAAGGGCTACAAATTCGCTACCCGCAATATCGCCGCTGAGGGCGAGACTGCTTCCTACGCTTCCGCTGTCAATGCCGTGGTCAATGGCCAGGAAGTAACCGGGGCAGGCGATACTGCTAACAAGGACGGCTTCCAGATCAACACCATGAAAGAGCTGGCTGCCCAGACCGGCAACGGCACCGTGGTCGAGGTCTATGTGGATGAGGATACCGCCGACCTGATCACCGACGTGGTTGTCGTGAAGTCTCAGCTGATGCAGATCAACAAGGTCAACTCTGTCGCCAAGACCGTATCCCTGAAGAAGGTCAACGAGGCCGGTGAGTCTGTCGCCGCTGCCGATGAGGACAATGACTACTATGCTGTTCTGTCCCAGATGAAGGCCGACGATTATGTCATGATCACTCCCGTTCGGGATGGCAATGGCTATAAAGTTGCCGCTGCCTACAAGCCCACCACGGACACCGGCCTGCTGACCAAGGTTTCCCTGAACAGTTCCGGTGCTACCAACGGCGTCACCGTGAACGGCACCGCTTACAAGCTGGCTGCCACCAAGGGCAACTGCTTCGTTGACCTGAATCAGGCCAACACCGTTCTGAACTCCAAGAAGGACTGCACCGTCTATGTGGATAAGTACGGCTACGCCGTGTACATCAAGGACGTGGACGCTTCCGCCAACTTCTTTGTCTATGACACCACCTATTCCTCCCTGTCCGACGGCAAGATCGTGCATGTTGTCCAGGGCTTCGACCTGGCCGGCAACGCTGTCTCCCTGAACGTCGGTACCGATAAGGATGCAGGCGGTGCAGAAAGTCTGCATCCGGGCAATGTCTATTCCTACACCACCGAGAATCCTGTCAACGACGGCGAGTATGTGGTGACCGCTGCGGCCACCGAAGCGGGTGACGATCACTATGTTGCGACCAGCGTCAAGGACGTTGCTGCCGGTGCCACCAAGATTGACGGCCAGTACTTTGCCTCCGGTGTGAAGTTCGTCTTCATCAATTGGGACGATACTGCCAAGACTGACGTGAAGTCTGTCACGGTCAAGGATGGCGTCCAGGAAGTGAAGGACACTGATATGAGCCTGATCGTCGACAAGAACGGTTACGTCAAGTACGTGGTTGTCGCTGACGAGGCTTCCGACGCAACCGGCACCAGCGTGGCCTATGTCTCCGCTCAGACCGGCACCACCAAGGTGGGCACCAAGGCCGCTGCCGTGTACACCCTGTACATTGACGGCGTCGAGACCAAGGACGTGATTTCCACCAACTTGGGCATGGAAGGCAAGTTCGTCACCTATGCTGCCAATGACGACAATGTCTATACTCTGAAGGTGTACGCCGCTACCGATAAGACCACTTCCGTTGATATCGGTGTGATCGACGACACCAGCTCTGATGGTAAGATTGATGCCCTGATCGACAACCGCATCGTTGTCGTCAACAGCACTGAGCTGAACGCCAAGGATGCCGAGGTCATCGACCTGTCTGACAACAAGATCGGTTCTATCTCTGATATCGCCGACCTGCTGAAGACCGAGAGCGTTAACAATGTCCAGTTGGCTTATATCTACAACGGCAACACCAGCGCGTCTGCTTACAACACCGTGTCTTACCTGTTTGTGGTTGACACCAACGTTGTTACCGACTGA
- a CDS encoding recombinase family protein, whose translation MNHRFNAIYARQSVDKKDSISIESQIEFCRFELQGDSCREYVDRGYSGKNTDRPNFQELIGDIKRGLISKVVVYKLDRISRSILDFSNMMELFQEHNVEFVSSTEKFDTSTPMGRAMLNICIVFAQLERETIQKRITDAYYSRGQKGFRMGGKPPYGFHAEPVVLDGIHTKKLVVNPEEADHVRTMFELYAQPQVSYGDITRQFTRSGVLFHGRELSRATLAQMLRNPVYVQADRSIYNFFQSQGAVIANDPEEFAGVNGCYLYQGREAKGNKLHDLNGQLLVLAPHAGFVPAELWLRCRKKLMNNMKIQSARKATHTWLAGKIKCGNCGYALTSVTGRTGVQYLRCTKRLDNKSCVGCGKIRTAELEQRIFQEMAEKVALVRREGQASGVGNPRMTALQAERLRVEQEIERLVDALAQANSVLLSYVNARVAELDSRRQELAREISQLSADAVTPETVEELARQLGEWEDVDFGDKRLTVDLLISSIRATSETLCIEWKI comes from the coding sequence ATGAATCACCGCTTCAACGCCATCTATGCACGCCAGTCCGTGGACAAGAAGGACAGCATCTCCATCGAGAGCCAGATCGAGTTCTGCCGGTTCGAGCTGCAGGGTGACTCCTGCCGCGAATACGTGGACCGGGGCTACTCCGGCAAAAACACCGACCGCCCCAACTTCCAGGAGCTGATCGGCGACATCAAACGGGGCCTGATCTCCAAGGTGGTGGTCTACAAGCTGGACCGAATCAGCCGTTCCATCCTGGACTTTTCCAACATGATGGAGCTCTTTCAGGAGCACAACGTGGAGTTCGTCTCCTCCACGGAGAAGTTCGACACCTCCACGCCAATGGGCCGGGCCATGCTGAACATCTGCATCGTCTTCGCCCAGCTGGAGCGGGAGACCATCCAGAAGCGCATCACCGACGCCTACTACTCCCGAGGCCAAAAGGGCTTCCGCATGGGCGGCAAGCCGCCCTACGGCTTCCACGCCGAGCCCGTTGTCTTAGACGGCATCCACACAAAAAAGCTGGTGGTCAACCCGGAGGAGGCCGACCATGTCCGCACGATGTTTGAGCTCTATGCCCAGCCCCAGGTCTCCTACGGCGACATCACCCGGCAGTTCACCCGTTCCGGCGTCCTCTTCCATGGCCGGGAGCTCAGCCGGGCCACCCTGGCCCAGATGCTGCGAAACCCGGTTTACGTCCAGGCGGACCGGAGCATCTACAATTTCTTTCAGTCTCAGGGGGCCGTGATTGCCAACGACCCGGAGGAGTTTGCGGGTGTCAACGGCTGCTACCTCTACCAGGGCCGGGAGGCCAAGGGGAACAAGCTGCACGACCTCAACGGCCAGCTTCTGGTCCTGGCGCCCCACGCGGGCTTTGTCCCGGCGGAGCTGTGGCTCAGGTGCCGGAAAAAGCTGATGAACAACATGAAGATTCAATCCGCCCGGAAGGCAACCCACACCTGGCTGGCCGGAAAGATCAAGTGCGGCAACTGCGGCTACGCCCTCACCAGCGTCACCGGCCGGACCGGGGTGCAGTATCTGCGCTGCACCAAGCGGCTGGACAACAAGAGCTGTGTGGGCTGCGGGAAAATCCGGACCGCTGAGCTGGAACAGCGGATTTTTCAGGAGATGGCGGAAAAGGTGGCACTGGTCCGGCGGGAGGGACAGGCCTCCGGGGTGGGCAATCCCCGGATGACCGCGCTGCAGGCGGAGCGGCTCCGGGTGGAGCAGGAGATCGAGCGATTGGTGGACGCTCTTGCCCAGGCCAACTCCGTGCTGCTTTCCTATGTGAACGCCCGTGTGGCGGAGTTGGACAGCCGCCGCCAGGAACTGGCCCGGGAAATCAGCCAGCTGAGCGCCGATGCGGTCACGCCGGAGACGGTGGAGGAGCTGGCCCGGCAGTTGGGCGAGTGGGAAGACGTTGACTTTGGAGACAAGCGCCTGACGGTGGACCTGCTGATCTCCTCCATCCGCGCCACCAGCGAAACGCTATGCATTGAATGGAAAATCTGA